Genomic window (Comamonas endophytica):
CACCGAGGTACCGGTGCCGCGCATGCTCGGCTATTGCGAGGACGCGAGCCTGCTGGGCACGCCCTTCTATGTCATGGAATTCCTGCCCGGCAGGACCTTGATGGACCAGGCCCTGCCCGGCATGTCGAATGCCGAGCGCGAAGCGATCTACCGCGAGATGAACCGCGTGATCGCGGCACTGCATGCGCTGGACCATCAGGCGCTGGGGCTCGGGGACTATGGCAAGCCCGGCAACTACGTCGGCCGCCAGATCGCGCGCTGGACGCGCCAGTGCCGCGAATCGGCCGTGCCGGTCAATGACGCGATGCAGCGGCTGATGGACTGGCTGCCCGCGCATCTGCCGCCGGGTGATGCCACCACGCTGGTGCATGGCGACTACCGGCTCGACAACCTGATCTTCGATGCGAAGGAGCCGCGGGTCATTGGCGTGCTGGACTGGGAGCTGTCCACGCTGGGCGATCCGCTGGCGGACCTGGCCTACCAGTGCATGGGCTGGCGCATTCCGCACAGCCTGTGGCGCGGCATCGGCGGCGTGGATCTGGCGGCGCTGGGCATCCCGCAGGAGCGCGAGTACGTGCGCTGGTATGCCGAGGCCACGGGGCGCGACGCCAGCGCGCATTGGGATTTCTACATCGCCTACAACCTGTTCCGCATGGCGGCCATCCTCTACGGCATCGCCCAGCGCGCGGCCGACGGCAGCGCCGCGGCGGCCGATGCCGTGGAGACCGGGCGCAAGGCCGGACCGCTGGCGGAACTGGGCTGGCAGGCGGCACAGCGCCACCAGGCCCGGTAAAATCCCGCGATGTCCACTACCCTTGCCGATGCCAGCGCCGCCTTGCGCCAGGAGCCTGCCAGCGCCTCGGACAGTGTCTTCTTCGGCGTCGTCAACGCGCTCGAGGCCCAGGAGCTGGTGCCCGGCCAGCGGCTGGTGGAGATGGAGCTGGCCAGCCACTACGGCGTGGGCCGCAATTCGGTGCGCGAGGCGCTGCAGCGGCTGGAAGCCGAAGGCATCGTCGATCTGTTTCGCAACCGCGGCGCGGCCGTGCGGCTGCTGACCCTGCAGCAGACGCTGGACGTGCTGGACGTCGCCGAGCGCATGACCGGGCTGCTGGCGCGCACCGCGGCGCGCGGGCTGGCCGATGCAGCGCAGGGCGCGCCCCTCGCTGCCGCCCTGGAGCAGCTTGCGCAAGCGGATGCCGCCGAGGATGCCGATGGCTTCGCGCGCGGGCGGCGCCATTTCTACCGCGCGCTGCTGGCGCTGTCGGGCAGCGCCGAGCTGCAGCGGCTGTTTCCGGCGATCCAGATGCCCATCGTCTATGCGCAATACCGGCTGCCGGGCCTGCAGAAGCTGCGGCTGCGCGACTACCAGGCCATTGCCCGGGCGGTGCTGGCGGGCGCGCAGGACCAGGCCGATGCCGCCGGCATGGCGCATGTGGGCCATGTGCGCGCGCTGGTGCTGCGCAAGGCGGGGCAAACCAAGGCCTGAGCCTTGGGGCCCGCCTGGGCTCACTCGGCGCCGCTTCCCAGCTCGACCAGCGCATCCACCACCAGCGCCCCCTTGCCGCGCGCGCCGACCATCACCGGGTTCAGGTCCAGCGAGGCAATGCGCCCGCGCGCTCCGGCAATCACATTGCCCACCGCCACCGCCATCTCGGACAGTGCCGCGACATCGAGTGCCGGGTCACCGCGCACCCCTTCCAGCAGCGGCGCGATGCGTAACCCGCGCAGCGCCTGCTGCACCTCCTGGGCGCTGAACGGCGGCAGCAGCACCGCGCAGTCCTTGAGCGCCTCGACGTACTTGCCGCCGTCGCCAACAACGACCACCGGGCCGAACACCGGGTCCCAGCGCGCGCCGATCATGAATTCATGCTGGCCTCTGTGCATCGCGGCGACGATCACGCCGTCGCGCGCCACCTGCATGCTGTCCATCTTCCGCCAGAACTGCGTGAACAGCTCGCCCGCCTGTTCGCGCGAGGCCACGTCCAGCGCCACCAGCCCATGCTCGGACTTGTGCGGCACCTCGGCCGAGCAGGCCTTCACCACGACCGGGCCGCCGATCGCATCGAAGGCCTCGCGGGCCTCCTCGGCGCTCTTGCACAGCCGCATGCCAATGGTCGGCACGCCATGCCGCGCCAGCAGCTCCAGGCTTTGCGCTTCGTTGAGGAAACCGTCGCCAGCATCGGCCGGCAGCTCCACGGCAGCCAGGTCACCGGCCTGTGCGCGCGGCCGCCGCATCAGCGCGGTGTGGTCCGCCACCTGCGCCAGCACACCCAGGGCGTCGCCTTCATTGGGAAAGGTGGCAACGCTCTGGGCATGGAAGGCGGCGGCCACCGATTCCTGCCACGCCGCCACCGCCACCGGCTTGCCAGCCGCGAGCTCGAAGGCCGCCGTGTCGCGCGCGAACTGCTCCACGTCGTAGCCGGCGCCGGCCACCGGAATGTTGATGAAGAACATGTCGGCCGCCGGGTCGCTGGCCACCGCTGGCAGCACATCGCTGAACAGGCCGCTGTTCGACAGCAGCGCCGCCGTGATGTCGATGGGATTGTGCGTGGTGGCGAAACCCGGCAGCTTGGCCGCCACGGCCTGCTGCGTGGCCGGCGACAGCTCGGCCAGCGGCAGGCGCACGTCGTCGGCGGCGTCCGCGCCCATCACGCAGCTCGCGCCCGAGTTGCTGATCACCACCAGGCGCCGGCCCTCGGGCCGCCAGCCCTTGAGGTAGGCCTGCGCCGCGCGCGCCTGCTCGTGCGGATCGCGCACGCGCCAGATGCCGTGGTGCCTGAAGAAGGCATCGACCGTGCGGTCCTCGTTGGCCAGCGAGCCGGTGTGCGAGGAGGCGGCGCGCTGGCCGCCGGCCGTGCGCCCGGCCTTGATGGCGATGATCGGCACGTCGCGCTCGCGCGCCACGGCGGCGGCCCGCGCCAGCAGCTCGGGGCGGGCGATGTTCTCCAGATAGAGCAGCAGCAACTTCACATCCGGGTCGTGCGCCACCGCCAGCGCCAGCTCGCCCACGGTGACATCGGCCTCGTTGCCCGTGGCATGCACATGGCGCACGCCCAGGCCGCGGCCGCGCAGCAGCCCGTAGCTCATGGCGCTCATGCCGCCGCTCTGGCTGACGATGCCGATCGGCCCGTCCATCGGCGGCACCTCCAGGAACATGGTGGAGAAGCCGGCAATCGCGCCGGTGCCGAAGTTCGCCAAACCCTGGGTGTTGGGGCCGTACAGGCGCATGCCGGCGCCGCGCGCCACGCCCAGCATGTGGCGCTCGAGCTCCTTGCCCTGCTCTCCGGTCTCGCCAAATCCCGAGGCGATGATGACGGCGGACTTCACGCCGCGCGCGGCGCACTCCTCCACC
Coding sequences:
- a CDS encoding GntR family transcriptional regulator, yielding MSTTLADASAALRQEPASASDSVFFGVVNALEAQELVPGQRLVEMELASHYGVGRNSVREALQRLEAEGIVDLFRNRGAAVRLLTLQQTLDVLDVAERMTGLLARTAARGLADAAQGAPLAAALEQLAQADAAEDADGFARGRRHFYRALLALSGSAELQRLFPAIQMPIVYAQYRLPGLQKLRLRDYQAIARAVLAGAQDQADAAGMAHVGHVRALVLRKAGQTKA
- a CDS encoding phosphotransferase family protein; this encodes MSDNNHGLALEALTDYLRAQGLAGGTPLQVSVLAGGQSNPTFRIQAGAGRDYVLRKKPAGALLASAHAIDREYRVMRALEGTEVPVPRMLGYCEDASLLGTPFYVMEFLPGRTLMDQALPGMSNAEREAIYREMNRVIAALHALDHQALGLGDYGKPGNYVGRQIARWTRQCRESAVPVNDAMQRLMDWLPAHLPPGDATTLVHGDYRLDNLIFDAKEPRVIGVLDWELSTLGDPLADLAYQCMGWRIPHSLWRGIGGVDLAALGIPQEREYVRWYAEATGRDASAHWDFYIAYNLFRMAAILYGIAQRAADGSAAAADAVETGRKAGPLAELGWQAAQRHQAR
- a CDS encoding acetate--CoA ligase family protein; the encoded protein is MTDLLQTALDPRSVAIVGASDNIHKIGGRPIYYMQKYGFQGSIYPINPNRPEIQGRTAYATLADLPEVPELALVVVSGEQAVRTVEECAARGVKSAVIIASGFGETGEQGKELERHMLGVARGAGMRLYGPNTQGLANFGTGAIAGFSTMFLEVPPMDGPIGIVSQSGGMSAMSYGLLRGRGLGVRHVHATGNEADVTVGELALAVAHDPDVKLLLLYLENIARPELLARAAAVARERDVPIIAIKAGRTAGGQRAASSHTGSLANEDRTVDAFFRHHGIWRVRDPHEQARAAQAYLKGWRPEGRRLVVISNSGASCVMGADAADDVRLPLAELSPATQQAVAAKLPGFATTHNPIDITAALLSNSGLFSDVLPAVASDPAADMFFINIPVAGAGYDVEQFARDTAAFELAAGKPVAVAAWQESVAAAFHAQSVATFPNEGDALGVLAQVADHTALMRRPRAQAGDLAAVELPADAGDGFLNEAQSLELLARHGVPTIGMRLCKSAEEAREAFDAIGGPVVVKACSAEVPHKSEHGLVALDVASREQAGELFTQFWRKMDSMQVARDGVIVAAMHRGQHEFMIGARWDPVFGPVVVVGDGGKYVEALKDCAVLLPPFSAQEVQQALRGLRIAPLLEGVRGDPALDVAALSEMAVAVGNVIAGARGRIASLDLNPVMVGARGKGALVVDALVELGSGAE